From Candidatus Nitricoxidivorans perseverans, the proteins below share one genomic window:
- a CDS encoding DUF255 domain-containing protein, translating to MSSNRLAQSDSPYLRMHADNPVDWYPWGDEAFEKAKREGKPVFISIGYSSCYWCRVAEETLYRDPAIAARMNAGFVNVKVDREQRPDLDRLYQAATRLLGGPGGWPNNLFLTPERKPFFAGSYFPPADDDLGRPGFPTVMSRILDVWAKRRGELIALSDRVAQALKSQPPQDGAAIEPARWKREAVASLLALADAERGGLKSGGAAKFPQAPELTLLAGDARGKAVVKKALDAMAAGGLRDHLAGGFHRYTVDPGWATPHFEKMLYDNAQLLKLYATAGRNEIARETAGFLLREMQAPEGGFYASFDAVSEGREGAHYLWDEREIRAVLGRSADRFLAAYRVVPLPGHLDDPAEEFDRGACGSLCERGGLRLREGARTTKALGPARGKLLARRALRPAPARDDKIILSWNGLAIEALAVAGERLAEPRFSDAARKAADRLWRDAWEAGRLRQAIFEGRSQGEGFLEDYANFGLGLLALGQRERAAALADAMLVRLGRADGGLNETALGTELFAAMPEMGDGPYPAGASSAWRLLAQLETTEPRFRTPAERLLAALASLIARAPDRWPSLLAVLPDGVSAGDASPGSAGVVSLSSRRQGNRLAVTLSIAPGWHVNANPASDADLIPTRIEFEGGPPAAIRYSKPERFRAAFARGEIAVYSGKTVIEADFSGDKPAAARLTVQACSDETCLPPATLPVPLR from the coding sequence ATGTCATCCAACCGCCTCGCACAATCCGACAGCCCCTACCTGCGCATGCACGCCGACAATCCCGTGGACTGGTATCCGTGGGGCGACGAGGCGTTCGAGAAAGCAAAGCGGGAGGGCAAGCCGGTCTTCATCTCCATCGGCTACAGTTCGTGCTACTGGTGCCGCGTGGCGGAGGAGACGCTCTACCGCGACCCCGCCATCGCCGCGCGCATGAACGCCGGCTTCGTCAATGTGAAGGTCGACCGCGAGCAGCGTCCCGACCTCGACCGGCTATACCAGGCGGCCACGCGCCTGCTCGGCGGCCCCGGCGGCTGGCCGAACAACCTGTTCCTCACGCCGGAGCGCAAGCCCTTCTTCGCGGGCAGCTACTTTCCGCCGGCGGACGACGACCTGGGGCGGCCGGGGTTTCCCACCGTCATGTCGCGCATCCTCGATGTATGGGCGAAGCGGCGCGGCGAGCTGATCGCCCTTTCGGATCGCGTCGCGCAGGCGCTGAAAAGTCAGCCGCCGCAGGACGGCGCCGCCATCGAGCCCGCGCGCTGGAAGCGCGAGGCCGTTGCGTCGCTTCTGGCGCTGGCGGACGCCGAGCGCGGCGGGCTGAAGAGCGGCGGTGCGGCCAAGTTTCCGCAGGCGCCCGAATTGACGCTGCTGGCCGGCGACGCGCGCGGGAAAGCCGTGGTGAAGAAGGCGCTCGATGCGATGGCCGCGGGCGGGCTGCGCGACCACCTGGCCGGAGGCTTCCACCGCTACACCGTCGATCCGGGCTGGGCGACGCCGCACTTCGAAAAGATGCTCTACGACAACGCCCAGTTGCTGAAGCTTTATGCTACGGCGGGGCGCAATGAAATCGCGCGCGAGACGGCGGGTTTTCTGCTGCGCGAGATGCAGGCGCCCGAAGGCGGTTTCTACGCCTCGTTCGACGCCGTGTCGGAGGGGCGCGAGGGCGCCCACTACCTCTGGGACGAACGGGAGATTCGCGCCGTGCTGGGCAGATCGGCGGACCGCTTCCTCGCCGCCTACCGTGTCGTCCCGCTGCCGGGGCATCTCGACGATCCGGCGGAGGAGTTCGACCGCGGCGCCTGCGGCTCCTTGTGCGAACGCGGCGGGCTGCGGCTGCGCGAAGGCGCGCGGACGACGAAGGCGCTCGGCCCGGCGCGGGGAAAGCTGCTCGCCCGGCGTGCGCTGCGCCCCGCGCCCGCGCGCGACGACAAAATCATCCTCTCCTGGAACGGGCTCGCCATCGAGGCGCTGGCCGTGGCCGGCGAAAGGCTCGCCGAACCGCGATTCTCCGATGCCGCCCGCAAGGCCGCCGACCGGCTCTGGCGCGACGCATGGGAGGCCGGCCGCCTGCGCCAGGCGATCTTCGAGGGCCGCTCCCAGGGCGAGGGCTTCCTCGAAGACTATGCGAATTTCGGGCTGGGGCTGCTGGCGCTCGGTCAGCGCGAGCGGGCCGCCGCGCTCGCCGACGCCATGCTCGTGCGCCTGGGCCGCGCCGACGGCGGGCTGAATGAGACTGCGCTGGGAACGGAGTTGTTCGCCGCCATGCCCGAAATGGGCGACGGCCCTTATCCGGCCGGCGCGAGTTCGGCCTGGCGGCTGCTGGCGCAGCTGGAGACCACCGAGCCTCGATTCAGGACGCCTGCCGAAAGGCTTCTCGCCGCGCTCGCTTCGCTCATCGCGCGCGCACCCGACCGCTGGCCGTCACTGCTGGCGGTGCTGCCGGACGGCGTATCCGCCGGAGATGCCAGTCCCGGCAGCGCCGGCGTCGTGTCGCTGTCCTCCCGCAGGCAGGGCAACCGCCTCGCCGTCACGCTTTCCATCGCCCCCGGCTGGCATGTCAACGCCAACCCGGCGAGCGACGCCGACCTGATCCCGACGCGGATCGAGTTCGAGGGCGGGCCGCCCGCCGCGATCCGCTACTCGAAGCCGGAACGCTTCCGCGCGGCCTTCGCACGGGGCGAGATCGCGGTCTATTCCGGCAAGACCGTCATTGAGGCCGATTTTTCCGGTGACAAACCCGCGGCGGCCCGGCTGACGGTGCAGGCGTGCAGCGACGAGACCTGCCTCCCGCCGGCGACGCTGCCGGTTCCGCTGCGCTAA
- a CDS encoding nitroreductase family protein: MEVSKAIELRRAVKAYDPNHRMSDAEIERLLSLAMLSPTAWNIQNWRFVVVRDPELRRQIRAVAWDQAQVTDASLLVVLTADLKAWQKAPERYWRNAEPEVRDWLVNAMTQFYEGRDWLQRDEAMRSCGLAAMTLMLAAQEMGYQTGPMDGFDFDAVARIINLPADHVISMFVVIGKGIRGPMPRGGQLALEEVLVRDRFD; the protein is encoded by the coding sequence ATGGAAGTATCCAAAGCCATCGAACTGCGTCGCGCCGTCAAGGCCTACGACCCGAACCACCGCATGAGCGATGCGGAGATCGAACGCCTGCTGTCGTTGGCAATGCTCTCGCCGACCGCGTGGAACATCCAGAACTGGCGCTTCGTCGTCGTGCGCGACCCCGAATTGCGGCGCCAGATTCGCGCCGTCGCCTGGGACCAGGCGCAAGTCACCGACGCCTCGCTGCTGGTGGTGCTGACCGCCGATCTCAAGGCCTGGCAGAAGGCGCCGGAGCGCTACTGGCGCAACGCCGAGCCCGAAGTACGCGACTGGCTGGTCAATGCCATGACGCAGTTTTACGAGGGCCGGGACTGGCTGCAACGAGACGAGGCGATGCGCTCCTGCGGCCTGGCGGCAATGACGCTGATGCTGGCCGCGCAGGAGATGGGCTACCAGACCGGCCCGATGGACGGATTCGACTTCGATGCCGTCGCCAGGATCATCAACTTGCCGGCCGACCATGTGATCTCCATGTTCGTCGTCATCGGCAAGGGCATCCGGGGGCCGATGCCCCGCGGCGGGCAGCTCGCGCTCGAAGAGGTGCTCGTGCGGGACCGCTTCGACTGA
- the egtD gene encoding L-histidine N(alpha)-methyltransferase — MKTPRLIQIAHDDRAAIRDELLAGLTAPTARIAPKYLYDALGSRLFAAITELPEYYPTRIEAAIFAREQAEMAVALGPVATLVDLGAGNCEKAARLFNTFQVRRYVAVDISAGYLRDSLENLQRQYPATDMLGVGLDFSTTLRLPDEVGDGPLTLFYPGSSIGNFTPDEALAFLRQAHAACRGGALLIGVDLVKPVDILEPAYDDPLGVTAAFNRNMLLHLNRLAGTDFDIADWRHVAFFDALASRIEMHLEALCDLRVSWVGGERRFAAGERMHTENSCKWRIDDFAALLERAGFTRLRRWTDEAGWFAVFAAFS; from the coding sequence ATGAAGACGCCGCGCCTCATCCAGATCGCCCATGACGATCGAGCGGCGATACGCGACGAGCTGCTCGCGGGGCTGACGGCGCCGACGGCGCGCATCGCGCCCAAGTATCTCTACGACGCGCTCGGATCGCGGCTGTTCGCCGCGATCACCGAGTTGCCCGAGTACTATCCGACGCGCATCGAGGCGGCGATCTTCGCGCGCGAGCAGGCGGAAATGGCGGTGGCGCTCGGCCCGGTGGCGACGCTGGTCGACCTCGGCGCCGGTAATTGCGAGAAGGCCGCGCGCCTGTTCAACACGTTCCAGGTGCGGCGCTACGTGGCGGTGGACATCTCAGCCGGCTACCTGCGCGATTCGCTGGAGAACCTGCAACGCCAGTACCCGGCGACGGACATGCTCGGCGTCGGGCTCGACTTTTCCACGACGCTGCGCCTGCCCGACGAAGTCGGCGACGGGCCACTGACGCTGTTCTATCCTGGTTCGAGCATCGGCAACTTCACCCCCGACGAGGCGCTGGCCTTCCTGCGCCAGGCGCATGCCGCCTGCCGGGGCGGCGCGCTGCTGATCGGCGTCGACCTGGTCAAGCCCGTCGACATCCTGGAGCCGGCCTACGACGATCCGCTCGGCGTCACAGCCGCGTTCAACCGCAACATGCTGCTGCACCTGAACCGCCTGGCCGGCACAGACTTCGACATCGCCGACTGGCGGCACGTGGCCTTTTTCGACGCCCTGGCCTCGCGCATCGAAATGCATCTCGAAGCGCTGTGCGACTTGCGGGTGAGTTGGGTCGGCGGCGAGCGGCGCTTCGCGGCCGGCGAGCGCATGCACACCGAGAACTCCTGCAAGTGGCGCATCGACGACTTCGCCGCGCTGCTGGAACGCGCCGGCTTCACGCGCTTGCGGCGCTGGACCGACGAAGCCGGCTGGTTCGCGGTGTTCGCCGCATTTTCATGA
- a CDS encoding ATP-dependent DNA helicase, with amino-acid sequence MIDRYFSPAGPLARAIAGYRHRPLQAEMAARIHEAIRDNRALVAEAGTGTGKTFAYLVPALLSGGKVIVSTGTKTLQDQLFNRDLPTVRDALGVPATIALLKGRANYVCPYHLARALESGRFGSREESGHIRAIARFAKTTASGDKAELASVPEDSGAWQQATSTRENCLGSDCPDAAGCFVLAARREAMAADVVVVNHHLFFADVMLRDEGMGELLPACNTVIFDEAHQLPEVAGLFFGEAVGTARIVDLARDARLEAVANAKDYAPLQEACRALEKAAKDLRLSFHREGMRLSSAQWLDHEEAQRMLIALDSQLADFTRHLDSQAGRSEGLASCLSRAQEIASGLNRWRSEAAPSDDDERYVRWVEVTSHAVTLNLTPLSVANIFRRQMEGHPRAWIFTSATLAVGGDFGHYRSELGLAEAETGLWGSPFDFAACALLYCPQGMPDPNSPDYHEAVADAAWAAIRASGGRAFVLCTSLRAMRRIHELLKEKIEGEGAEFPLLLQGEGSKSELLERFRSLGNAVLVASQSFWEGVDVRGEALSLVVIDKLPFAPPDDPVLAARIEHLRKQGRNPFFEYQLPRAVISMKQGAGRLIRDETDRGVLMVCDPRLVGKPYGRRIWQSLPPMRRTREIGEVGAFFGSMATRCC; translated from the coding sequence ATGATCGACCGGTATTTCTCTCCCGCTGGCCCGCTGGCCCGCGCCATTGCCGGCTACAGGCACCGTCCCCTGCAGGCGGAGATGGCCGCGCGCATCCATGAAGCCATCCGGGACAACCGCGCCCTCGTCGCCGAGGCAGGCACGGGCACGGGCAAGACCTTCGCCTATCTCGTGCCGGCGCTGCTCTCCGGCGGCAAGGTCATCGTCTCCACGGGCACCAAGACGCTCCAGGACCAGCTCTTCAACCGCGATCTGCCGACGGTGCGCGACGCCCTCGGCGTGCCGGCCACCATCGCGCTGCTCAAGGGCCGCGCGAACTACGTCTGTCCCTACCACCTGGCGCGCGCGCTCGAATCCGGGCGCTTCGGCTCCAGGGAGGAGTCCGGCCATATCCGCGCCATCGCCCGCTTCGCCAAGACCACGGCGAGCGGCGACAAGGCGGAGCTTGCGTCCGTGCCCGAGGACTCCGGCGCTTGGCAGCAGGCCACCTCGACGCGCGAAAACTGCCTGGGGTCGGACTGTCCGGACGCCGCAGGCTGCTTCGTATTGGCGGCGCGACGCGAGGCCATGGCGGCCGACGTCGTGGTCGTCAACCACCATCTCTTCTTCGCCGACGTCATGCTGCGCGACGAGGGCATGGGCGAGCTGCTGCCGGCCTGCAACACGGTGATCTTCGACGAGGCCCACCAACTACCGGAAGTGGCCGGCCTATTCTTCGGCGAGGCCGTCGGCACGGCCCGGATCGTCGACCTCGCGCGCGACGCGAGGCTGGAGGCGGTCGCCAACGCCAAGGACTACGCGCCGCTCCAGGAAGCCTGCCGCGCGCTCGAAAAGGCGGCGAAGGACCTGCGCCTGTCCTTCCATCGGGAAGGCATGCGCCTGTCCTCCGCTCAGTGGCTCGACCACGAGGAAGCGCAGCGCATGCTGATCGCGCTGGACAGCCAGCTTGCGGATTTCACCCGGCATCTCGATAGCCAGGCCGGCCGCTCCGAGGGGCTGGCCAGCTGCCTCTCCCGCGCGCAGGAGATCGCATCGGGCCTGAATCGCTGGCGGTCGGAGGCGGCCCCTTCGGACGACGATGAGCGCTATGTGCGCTGGGTGGAAGTGACCTCGCACGCGGTCACGCTCAACCTCACGCCGCTGTCGGTCGCGAACATCTTCAGGCGGCAGATGGAGGGTCATCCCAGGGCGTGGATATTCACTTCGGCGACGCTGGCCGTGGGCGGCGACTTCGGACACTACCGGTCGGAGCTTGGTCTCGCGGAGGCGGAAACGGGCCTGTGGGGCAGTCCCTTCGACTTCGCTGCCTGCGCGCTCCTCTACTGCCCGCAGGGCATGCCCGACCCCAACAGCCCCGACTACCACGAGGCCGTGGCGGACGCCGCCTGGGCGGCTATCCGCGCCTCGGGCGGCCGGGCGTTCGTCTTGTGCACCTCCCTGCGCGCCATGCGGCGCATCCACGAGCTGCTGAAGGAAAAGATCGAGGGGGAGGGCGCGGAATTCCCGCTCCTGCTGCAAGGCGAGGGATCGAAGTCGGAACTGCTGGAACGCTTCCGCAGCCTCGGCAACGCCGTGCTGGTCGCGAGCCAGAGCTTCTGGGAGGGCGTGGACGTGCGCGGCGAGGCGCTCTCGCTCGTCGTCATCGACAAACTGCCCTTCGCGCCGCCCGACGACCCGGTGCTCGCGGCGCGCATCGAGCACCTGAGGAAGCAGGGCCGCAACCCCTTCTTCGAATACCAGCTGCCGCGCGCCGTCATCAGCATGAAGCAGGGCGCCGGCCGGCTGATCCGCGACGAGACGGATCGGGGCGTGCTGATGGTCTGCGACCCGCGCCTCGTCGGCAAACCCTACGGCCGGCGCATCTGGCAATCGCTGCCGCCGATGCGGCGCACGCGGGAGATCGGGGAGGTGGGGGCGTTCTTCGGTAGTATGGCGACCCGATGTTGTTGA
- the senB gene encoding selenosugar synthase SenB, with protein sequence MPHARQVVIVTPALRDDNNGNWRTAHRWQRFLAPLYPTRLAKTWPDAQADADTAMIALHARRSADAIAAWSAAHPERGAALVLTGTDLYRDIGSDASAQRSLALAWVLVVLQERGPLALPIEFRDKARVIFQSTTARQTLVKSPRQLRAVMVGHLREEKSPATLLAAARLLADRRDIYIDHIGDALDPALGEAARATMAAAPNYRWLGGRPHEEVRRRIQCAHLLIHASRIEGGAHVVMEAVASGTPVLASRIDGNVGMLGADYAGYFPWSDAEALAALLLRCRESQSPQYAITASLLNRLAAQCARRAPLFEPAAEQAAVRQLARELLGAP encoded by the coding sequence ATGCCGCATGCACGCCAAGTGGTAATCGTCACGCCGGCGTTGCGCGACGACAACAACGGCAACTGGCGGACGGCGCACCGCTGGCAGCGCTTCCTCGCACCGCTCTATCCGACCCGGCTGGCAAAGACCTGGCCGGATGCGCAGGCTGACGCCGACACGGCGATGATCGCGCTGCACGCCCGCCGCTCCGCCGACGCCATCGCCGCCTGGAGCGCCGCGCATCCGGAACGCGGCGCGGCGCTGGTGTTGACCGGCACCGATCTCTATCGCGACATCGGCAGCGATGCCTCGGCACAGCGCTCGCTGGCGCTGGCCTGGGTGCTGGTGGTGCTGCAGGAGCGCGGGCCGCTGGCGTTGCCCATCGAATTTCGCGATAAGGCTCGCGTCATCTTCCAGTCCACCACCGCGCGGCAGACGTTGGTCAAGTCGCCGCGCCAATTGCGCGCCGTGATGGTCGGCCACCTGCGCGAGGAGAAATCGCCCGCCACCCTGCTCGCCGCCGCGCGCCTGCTGGCGGACCGGCGCGACATCTACATCGACCACATCGGCGATGCGCTCGACCCCGCGCTGGGCGAAGCCGCGCGCGCCACCATGGCCGCCGCGCCCAACTACCGCTGGCTGGGCGGCCGGCCGCACGAGGAGGTGCGGCGGCGCATCCAGTGCGCCCACCTGCTGATCCACGCCAGCCGCATCGAGGGCGGCGCCCATGTGGTCATGGAGGCGGTGGCCAGCGGCACGCCCGTGCTCGCCTCGCGCATCGACGGCAACGTCGGCATGCTCGGCGCGGACTACGCCGGCTACTTCCCGTGGAGCGACGCCGAGGCGCTGGCGGCGCTGCTCCTGCGCTGCCGCGAAAGTCAGTCACCGCAATACGCCATCACCGCGAGCCTGCTGAACCGGCTCGCCGCGCAGTGCGCGCGCCGCGCGCCGCTGTTCGAGCCGGCCGCTGAGCAGGCCGCCGTGCGGCAGCTCGCCCGCGAACTCCTGGGAGCGCCTTGA
- a CDS encoding TetR family transcriptional regulator C-terminal domain-containing protein, which yields MSTKQTDLTREKLLDAAFCEIHRHGFQAASIAKILQDTGLTKGALYHHFPTKQELGLAVVDEVIRARLDELVFRRLRDSARPLDTLIEIIGELGARNDAETVALGCPLNNLMQEMSPLDATFKERLNAILTHWGTIVEDALHRARAAGALRPGVDCRAASLFIVSAWEGCTGIAKSLQSAAGFVLCMRQLQDYVRSLMAAPPA from the coding sequence ATGAGCACAAAACAAACCGATCTGACGCGCGAGAAGCTGCTCGATGCCGCCTTCTGCGAAATCCACCGCCACGGCTTCCAGGCGGCGAGCATCGCCAAGATTCTGCAGGATACCGGCCTGACTAAGGGCGCGCTGTACCACCATTTCCCCACCAAGCAGGAACTCGGTCTGGCCGTCGTCGACGAGGTCATTCGCGCCAGGCTCGACGAGCTGGTGTTCCGGCGGCTGCGCGACAGCGCCCGGCCCCTCGACACCCTGATCGAGATCATCGGCGAACTCGGCGCACGCAACGACGCCGAGACCGTCGCCCTGGGCTGCCCGCTCAACAACCTGATGCAGGAGATGAGCCCCCTCGACGCCACCTTCAAGGAAAGGCTCAACGCGATCCTGACCCACTGGGGCACGATCGTCGAGGACGCCCTGCATCGCGCCCGGGCGGCCGGCGCACTGCGCCCCGGCGTCGATTGCCGCGCCGCCTCGCTCTTCATCGTTTCGGCCTGGGAAGGCTGCACCGGCATCGCCAAGAGCCTGCAATCGGCGGCGGGCTTCGTCCTGTGCATGCGACAGTTGCAGGACTACGTCAGAAGCCTGATGGCCGCGCCGCCGGCCTGA
- the senA gene encoding selenoneine synthase SenA, whose amino-acid sequence MNTRSAGVAEATRCGGRDVLDHAIRDARARTLALLDAYAAKLGETLPIPYSTQFNPPLWEAGHVAWFYDIWIARSRQRHLGLACDPGHERPAGRMTGADALYNSSLVAHATRWSLPLPDLAATRAYLAASQAETLQLLAGETEAVNIDNALYFYKLSLFHEDMHAEAATYMAQALDIPLPATLRPAERALSTATAIPLPATSWRLGYDGPGFAFDNELPAHDVQLAAFAIDSVAVSWRRFLPATEAGAVAVPRYLRRENGSWQALRYGSWAPLNLDAAALHLTWDEAQAWCAWAGRRLPTEAEWECAAITAPGFDWGDAWEWTSSRFAPFDGFIAHPYRDYSRFGFEEHRYVLKGASRATSPRMAHPRYRNYFTVERNDIHTGFRSCAL is encoded by the coding sequence ATGAACACCCGCTCAGCCGGCGTCGCCGAAGCCACCCGCTGCGGCGGCCGCGATGTTCTCGACCATGCCATCCGCGACGCCCGGGCGCGCACCCTGGCGCTGCTCGATGCCTATGCCGCAAAACTGGGCGAGACGCTGCCCATCCCCTACTCCACCCAGTTCAATCCGCCGCTGTGGGAAGCGGGGCACGTCGCGTGGTTCTACGACATCTGGATCGCGCGCAGCCGGCAGCGGCATCTCGGACTCGCTTGCGACCCCGGCCACGAGCGCCCGGCCGGCCGCATGACCGGAGCGGACGCGCTCTACAACTCCAGCCTGGTCGCGCACGCGACGCGCTGGAGCCTGCCGCTGCCCGATCTCGCCGCGACGCGCGCCTATCTCGCCGCGAGCCAGGCCGAGACGCTGCAACTGCTGGCCGGCGAAACGGAAGCGGTCAATATAGACAATGCGCTCTATTTCTACAAGCTCTCGCTGTTCCACGAGGACATGCACGCCGAGGCCGCCACCTACATGGCGCAGGCGCTCGACATTCCGCTGCCCGCTACGCTGCGGCCCGCCGAGCGCGCGCTGTCCACCGCGACGGCCATCCCGCTGCCGGCAACAAGTTGGCGGCTCGGCTACGACGGCCCCGGCTTTGCCTTCGACAACGAACTGCCCGCCCACGACGTGCAACTGGCCGCCTTCGCCATCGACAGCGTGGCGGTGAGCTGGCGGCGCTTCCTGCCCGCCACCGAGGCCGGCGCGGTGGCGGTGCCGCGTTATCTGCGGCGGGAAAACGGCAGCTGGCAGGCGCTGCGCTACGGCAGTTGGGCGCCGCTGAACCTCGATGCCGCGGCGCTGCACCTCACCTGGGACGAAGCGCAGGCCTGGTGCGCCTGGGCCGGCCGCCGGCTGCCGACCGAGGCCGAGTGGGAGTGCGCCGCAATCACCGCACCCGGCTTCGACTGGGGCGATGCCTGGGAATGGACGTCGAGCCGCTTCGCGCCCTTCGACGGCTTTATCGCCCACCCCTACCGCGACTATTCGCGCTTCGGCTTCGAGGAGCATCGCTACGTACTCAAGGGCGCCAGCCGCGCCACCTCGCCGCGCATGGCGCATCCACGCTACCGTAACTACTTCACAGTCGAGCGCAACGACATTCATACCGGCTTCCGCAGTTGCGCGCTCTAA
- the selD gene encoding selenide, water dikinase SelD, producing MQAADTTVLRDIVLVGGGHSHVGVLHMFTMKPLRGVRLTVICTDTDTPYSGMLPGYIAGHYGFDEVHIDLRRLAEFAGARYIRDEVTGVDRAARQVLCRHRPPVPYDALSINIGSTPQLDAVAGAAEHVVPVKPIRRFNERWLALLDRVRRHAGTTTIAVVGAGAGGVELTLAMQYRLRNELVALGRNPDELRCHLLSAGARILPTHNAAVRRAFEKVLAARGVVVHRVAEVIQVSAGRLQTRGGETLAADEIVWVTQAGGAAWLRGTGLALDEAGFIRVRDTLQSETDPLVFAAGDCAAMIGRPLEKAGVFAVRMARPLAENLRRTLLGKPLIGYRPQRRWLALISTGDKHAVASRGAFYARGDLVWRWKDWIDRRFMRKFTELAAMPDAAPTGETIPLDGTEQTQAISAIAMRCGGCGAKVGATVLSRALARVQPPIERDDVLIGLSAPDDAAVMRVPPGKALVHTVDFFRAFIDDPWLLGRIAANHALGDIFAMGGEAQSATAIATVPPGLERKVEDTVFQMMAGAVSVLNEAGCALVGGHTGEGRELALGFAVNGLIDADLATVMRKGGMRPGDVLILTKPIGTGTLFAAHAQFRAVVIVRGRWIDAALESMQVSNRAAVPCLIAHGATACTDLTGFGLLGHLVEMTRPSGVDAELELNRLPILEGARETAAAGILSSLQPANLRLRRALRNQAEAIAHPNYPLIFDPQTAGGLLASVPAEAAEACIAELRGLGYPTATRIGRVLPQGEEVEPIRLVV from the coding sequence ATGCAAGCCGCCGATACCACCGTGCTGCGCGACATCGTGCTGGTCGGCGGCGGCCACAGCCACGTCGGTGTGCTGCACATGTTCACCATGAAGCCGCTGCGCGGCGTGCGCCTGACGGTGATCTGCACCGACACCGACACGCCCTACTCGGGCATGCTGCCTGGCTACATCGCCGGCCACTACGGCTTCGACGAGGTGCACATCGACCTGCGCCGCCTCGCCGAATTCGCCGGCGCGCGCTACATCCGCGACGAGGTGACCGGCGTCGACCGCGCCGCGCGCCAGGTGCTTTGCCGTCACCGCCCCCCCGTGCCTTATGACGCGCTGTCGATCAACATTGGCTCCACACCGCAGCTCGATGCTGTGGCCGGCGCAGCCGAACACGTCGTTCCGGTAAAGCCGATCCGCCGCTTCAACGAACGCTGGCTGGCGCTGCTCGACCGTGTTCGCCGCCACGCCGGCACCACCACCATCGCCGTGGTCGGCGCCGGCGCGGGTGGCGTCGAGCTGACGCTGGCCATGCAGTACCGGCTGCGTAACGAGCTTGTCGCCCTCGGCCGCAACCCGGACGAACTGCGCTGCCATCTCCTCTCCGCCGGGGCGCGGATACTGCCCACCCACAACGCCGCCGTCCGCCGCGCCTTCGAAAAGGTGCTGGCCGCGCGCGGCGTCGTGGTGCATCGGGTGGCCGAAGTGATCCAGGTCTCGGCCGGGCGCCTGCAAACGCGCGGCGGCGAAACACTGGCCGCCGACGAAATCGTCTGGGTCACTCAGGCGGGAGGCGCGGCCTGGCTGCGCGGCACCGGACTAGCGCTCGACGAGGCGGGCTTCATCCGCGTGCGCGACACCCTGCAAAGCGAAACAGATCCGCTCGTCTTCGCCGCCGGCGACTGCGCCGCCATGATCGGCCGACCGCTGGAGAAGGCTGGCGTCTTCGCCGTGCGCATGGCCAGGCCGTTGGCAGAGAACCTGCGCCGGACCTTGCTGGGCAAACCGCTGATCGGCTATCGACCGCAGCGCCGCTGGCTGGCGCTGATCAGCACCGGCGACAAGCATGCCGTCGCCTCGCGCGGCGCCTTCTATGCGCGAGGCGATCTGGTCTGGCGCTGGAAGGACTGGATCGACCGCCGCTTCATGCGCAAGTTCACCGAACTCGCCGCCATGCCCGATGCGGCGCCGACCGGCGAGACGATCCCGCTCGACGGAACCGAACAGACCCAGGCCATCTCCGCCATCGCCATGCGCTGCGGCGGCTGTGGCGCCAAGGTGGGCGCGACGGTACTCTCCCGTGCCCTGGCCCGCGTGCAACCACCGATCGAGCGCGACGACGTTCTGATCGGCCTCTCCGCGCCCGACGACGCCGCCGTGATGCGCGTGCCGCCGGGCAAGGCGCTGGTGCATACCGTCGATTTCTTCCGCGCCTTCATCGACGATCCCTGGCTGCTCGGCCGCATCGCCGCGAACCATGCATTGGGAGACATCTTCGCCATGGGCGGCGAGGCGCAGTCGGCCACCGCCATCGCCACCGTGCCGCCCGGTCTGGAACGCAAGGTCGAGGACACCGTCTTCCAGATGATGGCCGGCGCCGTCTCGGTGCTCAACGAAGCCGGCTGCGCGCTGGTCGGCGGCCACACCGGCGAGGGCAGAGAACTGGCGCTCGGCTTCGCTGTCAATGGCCTCATCGACGCAGACCTGGCCACCGTGATGCGCAAGGGTGGCATGCGCCCCGGCGACGTGCTGATCCTCACCAAGCCCATCGGCACCGGCACCCTGTTCGCCGCCCACGCGCAATTCAGGGCCGTGGTCATCGTCAGGGGAAGATGGATCGACGCGGCCCTCGAATCCATGCAGGTCTCCAACCGCGCCGCCGTGCCTTGCCTGATCGCCCATGGCGCCACCGCCTGCACCGACCTCACCGGCTTCGGCCTGCTCGGCCACTTGGTCGAAATGACGCGCCCTTCGGGCGTCGATGCCGAACTCGAACTCAACCGCCTGCCCATCCTCGAAGGCGCCCGCGAAACCGCCGCCGCCGGTATCCTCAGCTCCCTGCAACCCGCCAACCTGCGCCTGCGCCGCGCCCTGCGCAACCAGGCAGAAGCCATCGCGCACCCCAACTACCCGCTGATATTCGATCCCCAGACCGCCGGCGGCCTCCTCGCCAGCGTGCCGGCCGAAGCGGCTGAGGCGTGCATTGCCGAGTTGCGCGGTTTGGGCTACCCGACGGCGACACGCATCGGGCGCGTGCTGCCGCAAGGGGAGGAGGTGGAGCCGATACGATTGGTGGTTTGA